In Flavobacterium sp. N3904, one DNA window encodes the following:
- a CDS encoding DUF4129 domain-containing protein: MNKILLLLLFFFCSSVGAQDSLAVAKKEKIIFIEKDIAIDTSAIDAKSFPKNFKKKYTDTPFIYEFKTPEKNAWDRFKEWLANLFKNLFSFSDNKTSMHFVEILLKTIAILIVIAVIYMIVKAIMNKEGQWIFGKNSDKKIINYDEIEKNIHLVDFEKLIHNSLQSGEKRLTIRYYYLWLLKKMSSKQIIVWDVEKTNTDYLYEIKNQTQKDDFAYLSYLYNYIWYGEFELDDATFAKAKNAFEKSIKTINNG; the protein is encoded by the coding sequence TTGAATAAAATTCTATTGCTCCTACTCTTTTTCTTTTGTTCCTCTGTTGGAGCTCAAGATTCATTGGCTGTAGCCAAAAAAGAAAAAATTATTTTTATCGAAAAAGATATCGCTATTGATACGTCTGCAATCGATGCGAAGTCCTTTCCTAAAAATTTCAAAAAAAAATATACCGACACTCCTTTCATCTATGAATTTAAAACACCAGAAAAAAATGCCTGGGATCGTTTTAAGGAATGGCTAGCCAATTTATTTAAAAATTTATTTAGTTTTAGTGACAATAAAACTTCTATGCATTTTGTGGAAATACTATTAAAAACAATTGCCATCCTCATTGTCATTGCAGTAATCTACATGATTGTAAAAGCCATAATGAACAAGGAAGGACAATGGATTTTTGGTAAAAACTCAGATAAAAAAATCATTAATTACGACGAAATCGAAAAAAATATTCATTTGGTCGATTTCGAAAAACTCATTCATAACAGTCTGCAATCGGGTGAAAAACGACTGACAATACGATATTATTACCTGTGGTTGCTAAAAAAAATGTCTTCAAAACAAATCATCGTTTGGGATGTTGAAAAAACCAATACCGATTATCTTTATGAAATAAAAAACCAAACCCAAAAGGACGATTTTGCGTATTTATCTTATTTATACAATTACATTTGGTACGGCGAATTTGAGTTGGATGATGCCACTTTTGCGAAAGCTAAAAATGCTTTCGAGAAATCAATAAAAACAATTAACAATGGGTAA
- a CDS encoding DegT/DnrJ/EryC1/StrS family aminotransferase: MIQFLDLKKINEPYETAFQEKLKSVLASGWYILGKEVKEFETNFAQYCGAQFCIGVGNGLDALALIFKGYIQLGKLQKGDEVIVPANTYIASILAILQADLVPVLVEPKLETYNINTSLIEDKITPKTKAILVVHLYGQLAEMDVINKIANQNNLIVVEDAAQSAGAISNQKSAIKNQQSGVAYSFYPTKNLGALGDGGAVVTNDIALAKTIRSLRNYGSEIKYENDFVGVNSRLDELQAAFLNLKLPNLNADNEKRRAIARRYLFEIKNDKIILPFWDLSNNHVFHLFIIRTKNRGDLQNYLAENNIETVIHYPIPPHQQKALQSLNNLSFPVTEKIHKEVLSLPISPVMTMDEVSNVISILNKY; this comes from the coding sequence ATGATACAATTCTTAGACCTAAAAAAAATAAACGAACCCTATGAAACCGCTTTTCAAGAAAAATTGAAATCGGTTTTGGCTAGCGGTTGGTATATTTTGGGCAAGGAAGTCAAAGAATTTGAAACCAATTTTGCCCAATATTGTGGAGCTCAATTTTGTATTGGAGTAGGAAACGGATTGGATGCTCTGGCACTGATTTTTAAAGGGTATATTCAACTAGGTAAATTACAAAAAGGGGATGAAGTTATTGTGCCGGCCAATACCTACATTGCCAGCATACTCGCCATTCTTCAAGCCGATTTAGTACCTGTTTTGGTCGAACCAAAGTTGGAAACCTATAACATCAACACGAGTTTAATTGAAGACAAAATAACACCTAAAACTAAAGCAATTCTTGTCGTACATCTTTATGGTCAACTGGCCGAAATGGATGTTATAAATAAAATCGCGAATCAAAATAATTTGATTGTGGTTGAAGATGCTGCACAGTCGGCGGGAGCAATCAGCAATCAAAAATCAGCAATCAAAAATCAGCAATCAGGTGTAGCGTATAGTTTTTACCCAACGAAAAATCTTGGCGCATTGGGAGATGGAGGTGCGGTAGTCACGAATGATATCGCGCTCGCGAAAACTATTCGATCCCTTCGTAACTATGGTTCAGAAATCAAATATGAAAACGATTTTGTCGGAGTCAATTCAAGATTAGACGAATTGCAAGCCGCTTTTTTGAACCTGAAATTACCCAACTTAAATGCCGATAATGAAAAGCGAAGAGCTATCGCTAGACGTTATTTGTTCGAAATAAAAAATGACAAAATTATTTTACCTTTTTGGGATTTAAGCAATAATCATGTTTTCCATCTTTTCATTATTCGAACCAAAAATAGAGGGGATTTACAGAATTATTTAGCAGAAAATAATATAGAAACGGTGATTCATTATCCGATTCCACCACACCAACAAAAAGCATTGCAATCTTTGAACAATCTGTCTTTCCCGGTAACGGAAAAAATACACAAAGAAGTATTGAGTTTGCCTATAAGTCCTGTTATGACAATGGATGAGGTTAGTAATGTGATTTCAATTTTAAATAAATATTGA
- a CDS encoding RDD family protein: MSELTISTTQNVTINFKAASVGERMSASLLDLLIKIAYIIVVVYVFFYLLRITDILDKIDMWSRMAIIVLFFFPVMVYSVTLESIFEGQTIGKKIVKIKVVKIDGYQASFGDYLIRWLFRIIENNMLGGMIGLISMSISNKTQRMGDMAAGTAIITLKNNVSISSTILEEIGETYLPVYPLVIKLSDNDMRIIKETFQIAEKNGDIETIQKLSKKIQTVTGIKMQTSNQMDFIKTILKDYNFYTQNM; the protein is encoded by the coding sequence ATGTCAGAATTAACTATTAGTACAACACAAAATGTTACAATAAATTTTAAGGCCGCTTCTGTAGGAGAACGAATGTCGGCCAGTTTGCTGGATTTACTTATAAAGATTGCCTATATTATTGTCGTTGTTTATGTGTTTTTTTATTTGTTGCGAATTACGGATATATTAGACAAAATTGATATGTGGTCCAGAATGGCTATAATTGTACTGTTTTTCTTCCCCGTGATGGTTTATTCAGTGACTCTTGAGAGTATTTTTGAAGGACAAACAATCGGGAAAAAAATAGTGAAAATAAAAGTCGTAAAAATTGATGGCTATCAGGCCAGTTTTGGGGATTACCTGATTCGTTGGCTTTTTAGGATTATAGAAAACAATATGCTTGGCGGAATGATCGGATTAATATCAATGTCGATCAGTAACAAAACCCAACGCATGGGCGATATGGCTGCGGGAACAGCGATTATAACCCTCAAAAATAATGTGAGCATCAGCAGTACCATTCTCGAAGAAATTGGAGAAACCTATTTGCCAGTTTATCCTTTGGTTATAAAACTTTCTGATAATGATATGCGAATTATAAAGGAGACTTTTCAAATCGCCGAAAAAAATGGAGATATAGAAACAATTCAAAAATTATCCAAAAAAATTCAAACGGTTACGGGTATTAAAATGCAAACATCCAATCAAATGGATTTCATAAAAACCATTTTGAAAGATTATAATTTTTATACCCAAAACATGTAG
- a CDS encoding stage II sporulation protein M yields the protein MREIAFIKTNKAKWLEFELAIFGKAKKNPDEMANLYIQLMSDLSYAQTYYSKSKTVVYLNFLASNIYQKIYKTKRTESNRLLYFFKTEVPLLVYEYRRYLVYAFVLFFATVFIGAISAKYDADFVRLILGDGYVNETLENIKAGNPVAIYKSGSNWGSFIGITVNNLYVGMCCYIFGVFGGIGTFYFSLQNAIMLGSFQYFFFQQGVFWKSVRGIWIHGSMEIFGIVIETAGGYILGASILFPKTYSRMNSFKIGFKNSFKILLSTVPFTVAAGFLEGFITRYSIDMPNWLSSFIILFTLAIISFYYLIYPFIVYKKTQST from the coding sequence ATGAGAGAAATTGCATTTATAAAAACTAATAAAGCTAAATGGCTTGAATTTGAGTTAGCTATTTTTGGTAAAGCTAAAAAAAATCCTGATGAAATGGCAAATTTATACATTCAATTAATGAGTGATTTGTCATACGCCCAAACTTATTACAGCAAAAGTAAAACCGTAGTATATCTAAACTTCTTAGCTTCAAATATTTATCAAAAAATATACAAAACGAAGCGCACAGAAAGCAACCGATTGCTTTATTTTTTCAAAACCGAAGTTCCACTCCTTGTTTATGAATATCGCAGGTATCTCGTTTATGCTTTTGTATTGTTTTTTGCGACTGTTTTTATTGGAGCAATTTCTGCAAAATACGATGCCGATTTTGTTCGATTAATACTTGGCGATGGTTATGTCAATGAAACTTTAGAAAATATCAAAGCCGGAAATCCGGTTGCTATTTATAAATCGGGAAGCAATTGGGGGAGTTTTATTGGTATCACCGTCAATAATTTATATGTAGGAATGTGTTGTTATATTTTTGGTGTTTTTGGCGGAATAGGCACATTCTATTTTTCACTGCAAAATGCCATTATGCTGGGTTCGTTTCAATATTTTTTCTTCCAGCAAGGTGTTTTTTGGAAAAGTGTGCGTGGCATCTGGATTCACGGTTCGATGGAAATTTTCGGAATTGTGATCGAAACGGCTGGGGGTTATATTTTGGGAGCTTCTATCCTATTTCCTAAAACCTATTCGAGAATGAATTCCTTTAAAATAGGTTTCAAAAACAGTTTCAAAATTCTTTTGAGTACCGTTCCTTTTACCGTAGCAGCAGGTTTTCTGGAAGGATTTATCACTCGCTATTCTATTGATATGCCAAACTGGCTAAGCAGTTTTATTATTTTATTTACCTTGGCAATAATATCCTTTTACTACTTGATTTATCCATTTATTGTTTACAAAAAAACACAATCTACCTAA
- a CDS encoding GNAT family N-acetyltransferase → MKNYTIKQYQESEYAHWNAFISTAKNATFLFHRDFMDYHKDRFEDYSLMVFEGKKLVAVLPANRVGKVIYSHQGLSYGGLVYGEKLKLASVILVFSAILFYLNENKISKIQLKTIPSIYHNKPAEELNYTLFLVEAQLIQRESLSVIDLSKPIVIASGRKEGVKKGMVNNLEIREVDEFDDFWNTILIPNLEIKYLAKPVHSLQEIANLKKKFPKNIRQFNVYYKNEIVAGATLFESENVIHSQYISANGSKNETGSLDFLYHHLITEVFSNKKFFDFGTSNKNQGRNLNKGLSFWKESFGASTIAQDFYEVETINYSKLENVIK, encoded by the coding sequence GTGAAAAACTACACCATAAAACAATATCAAGAAAGTGAGTATGCCCATTGGAATGCTTTTATAAGCACTGCCAAAAATGCCACTTTCCTGTTTCATCGTGATTTTATGGACTACCACAAAGACCGATTCGAGGATTATTCTTTGATGGTTTTTGAGGGGAAAAAGTTAGTTGCGGTTTTGCCTGCCAATAGAGTTGGTAAAGTAATTTATTCCCATCAGGGTTTGAGTTATGGAGGCTTGGTTTATGGAGAGAAACTAAAATTGGCGTCGGTAATCCTTGTTTTCAGCGCTATTCTATTTTATTTAAACGAAAATAAAATTTCTAAAATCCAACTCAAAACCATTCCGTCCATCTATCACAACAAACCAGCCGAAGAATTGAATTATACTCTCTTTTTGGTGGAAGCCCAATTGATTCAGAGAGAATCACTTTCTGTAATTGATTTGTCTAAGCCAATTGTGATTGCAAGCGGAAGGAAAGAAGGAGTAAAAAAAGGAATGGTAAATAATTTAGAAATTAGAGAAGTTGATGAGTTTGATGATTTTTGGAATACGATATTGATTCCAAATTTAGAAATTAAATATCTAGCAAAACCGGTTCATAGTTTGCAGGAGATAGCCAATTTAAAAAAGAAGTTTCCTAAAAACATTCGCCAATTTAATGTGTATTACAAAAACGAAATTGTTGCCGGAGCGACCTTATTCGAAAGTGAAAATGTAATTCATTCACAGTATATTTCAGCTAATGGAAGCAAAAATGAAACAGGAAGTTTAGATTTTTTATATCATCACTTAATAACTGAAGTTTTTAGCAATAAGAAATTTTTTGATTTTGGGACATCTAATAAAAATCAAGGAAGAAACCTCAATAAAGGACTGTCTTTCTGGAAAGAAAGTTTTGGTGCAAGCACTATTGCACAGGATTTTTATGAAGTGGAAACGATTAATTATTCAAAACTTGAAAATGTTATAAAATGA
- a CDS encoding trimeric intracellular cation channel family protein has protein sequence MFHLLDIIGTMAFAMSGALTAMSKKLDPFGVFIIAFVTAVGGGTLRDVMIGRTPVGWMQDLTYVYVIILGFILTILFRKRLDKLRTSLALFDTIGLGVFTLIGIQKGIDYQLHPVICVALGTMTACFGGVIRDILCTEIPVIFREEIYATICILGGIVFFILRKMNLENDVLYLITSLVIIIVRLLAKKYNWHLSPIEHKK, from the coding sequence ATGTTTCACCTACTCGACATCATCGGAACCATGGCATTTGCAATGTCGGGCGCACTGACTGCAATGAGCAAAAAGCTAGATCCGTTTGGCGTATTCATTATTGCGTTTGTAACGGCTGTAGGAGGTGGGACCTTGCGCGATGTCATGATTGGCCGAACACCTGTCGGCTGGATGCAGGATTTGACTTATGTGTATGTGATTATTTTGGGTTTTATCTTGACGATACTATTCCGAAAAAGATTAGATAAACTCCGTACCTCATTGGCCTTATTCGACACCATTGGTTTGGGTGTTTTTACCTTGATCGGAATTCAAAAAGGAATAGATTACCAGCTTCATCCTGTAATTTGTGTCGCTTTAGGAACCATGACAGCCTGTTTTGGAGGCGTCATTCGTGACATTTTATGTACCGAAATCCCCGTTATTTTTCGGGAAGAAATCTATGCCACCATCTGTATTCTCGGCGGAATCGTGTTTTTTATCCTCCGAAAAATGAACCTAGAAAATGACGTTTTGTATCTCATTACTTCATTGGTAATCATTATAGTACGCTTATTGGCCAAAAAATACAATTGGCACCTCTCTCCCATAGAACACAAAAAATAA